One Clostridium cagae genomic window, GTTATACAGTTAAATACCCTAAATGGGCAATAGCTTATAAATTCGAAGCGCAAGAAGCTACAACAAAACTTTTAGATGTTGAATGGAATGTTGGAAGAAGTGGAAGAATAGGTCCAACAGCAATATTAGAACCTGTAGAATTAGCAGGAGTAACTGTTAAAAGAGCAACTCTTAATAATATGGATGATATAAAAAGAAAGGGTGTAAGAATCGGAGCTGATGTATTTGTTAGAAGATCTAACGATGTTATACCAGAAATTATGGGAACACTAGAAAATACATTAGAAAATTCTGAAGAAATATGTCCACCAACTGAATGTCCAGCATGTGGTAGTCACGTGGTTTTAAATGGAGCACATTATTTTTGTGAAAATACACTTTCTTGTAAGCCACAGTTAGTAAAAACCATAGTTCATTATGCATCAAGAGATGCTATGAATATAGCAGGATTTTCAGAAAAAACAGCAGAACAATTATTTGAAAAATTAAATATTAAATCTATTTCAGATTTATATAAATTAAAAAAAGAAGACTTAATAAACTTAGAGAAATTTGGAGAAAAAAAATCGGAAAATTTATTAAATGCAATTGAAAAGAGTAAAGATTGTAAGTTATATTCATTTATATATGCTTTAGGAATTCCTAATGTAGGAGTGAAAACAGCTAAGGATATTGTAAATAAATTTAAATCAATAGATGGATTAAAAAATGCTACATTTGAAGAATTAGTGTCAGTTCAAGATGTTGGTGATATAGTTGCACAGGATGTAATTGAATTCTTTAAAGAAGAAAAAGTAATAAATACTATTGATGAATTATTAAATTTAGGAGTGAATCCTATATTTGATGAAGTTAAAATAGTAGAAAGTATTTTTAAAGATAAAACTGTAGTTACTACTGGTACATTACAAAATTATTCTAGAACTGAAATAAAAACTAAGCTAGAAAGTTTAGGTGCTAAAGTTTCAGGTAGTGTAAGTAAAAAAACAGATTATGTAATAGCTGGAGAATCAGCAGGATCAAAATTAACTAAAGCAGAAGAACTTGGAGTTAAAATTATTTCCGAAGAAGAATTTGAAAAAATGTTGGGACGTGAAAGTTAATGAAGACATTAGTAAATTGGTTAACTTTAATATGTGGATTTATAACTAGCATTTTAATAGTATGTACTTTTTTAACTAGTTATCAATTTTATTATGTTAATCAGATTTTCAATTCATATTTACCAGTTCAATTAGGAATATTTATAACTATGCTTGTTCTTACAATTAGGTTTATGATTAACGAAACTGGTAGAAAAAGAATAATATACTCTGCGTTTAGTTTTACAATATCTATTTCTCTAATATTTTTTATAGTTAATTTAGTAAAATAGAAGATTTTATGATAAAATTTAATGTATTGAATAAGATACTTATAGTATATAAGGCAGTTTAATTTTAAATTGTCTTTACTTTGAAAGGGAGGTTAACTATGTCTGTTACTAAAAAAGACGTTGAATATGTTGCAGAACTTGCAAGATTAAGTTTTAATGAAGATGAAAAAGAAAGCTTAGCATCTGATTTAAATCAAATTTTAAATTATGTTGAAAAGCTTCAAGAGTTAGATACTGAAAAGGAAGATATAATAGTAAACCCTTATTATATTGAAAACAAATTTAGAGAAGATGAAATTACCCCTTCAATTAAATTAGAAGAGGTTTTAGAAAATGCGCCTAAAACATTAGAAGAATATGTTTTAGTTCCAACAATTATAAGAGAACAATAGGAGATTGGAGGGTGAAATATGGATTTTACAAATTATAAAGCTCATGAATTAAAGAATTTAATTTCTAAAAAAGAAGCTTCAGTAGAAGAAGTTACTAAAGCTCATTTAGAAAATGTAAAGAATATAGATGAAAAAGTAAATGCATTTTTATATATTGCAGAAGAAGAAGCATTAAATGATGCTAAAGCGTTAGATGAAAAGTTAAGCAAAGGTGAAGATATTGGATTACTAGGGGGAGCACCTTTAGGAATCAAAGATAATATAAGTGTTAAGAACATGCAAAACACTTGTGCATCTAAGATATTAGAAGGATATATATCACCATATGATGCTACAGTTTCTGAAAGTGTAAAGTCACAAGGTGGAGTTATATTAGGTAAATTAAATATGGATGAATTTGCAATGGGTTCATCAACTGAAAATTCTGCTTATAAGATAACTAGAAATCCTTGGGATTTGGATAGAGTACCAGGTGGATCATCAGGTGGATCTGCTGCTGCTGTTGCTTCAAAAGAAGTTCCTTTAGCATTAGGAACTGACACTGGTGGATCGGTAAGACAACCAGCATCTTTTTGTGGAATAGTTGGATTAAAACCTACATATGGAAGAGTTTCAAGAAGTGGAGTTGTAGCTTATGGTTCTACTTTAGATCAAGTTGGTACATTAGGAAGAGATGTTAAAGATTGTGCTTTATTAACACAAGTAATATCAGGTGTTGATCACAGAGATTTTACTACAGCTAATATAAATGTACCTAATTATGAAAATTCTTTATCAGAAAATATTAAAGGAAAGAAAATAGCATTACCAAAGGAATTTTTCAAAGATGGATTAGACCCTAAAGTTCAAAAAGCTATATATGACGCATTAGAAGTATTCAAAGCTAATGGTGCAGAAATTACAGAAGTATCACTTCCATTAGCAGATTATGCTATATCAGCTTATTATTTATTAGCATGTGCAGAAGCATCATCAAATTTAGCTAGATTTGATGGAGTAAGATATGGACATAGAAGTG contains:
- the gatC gene encoding Asp-tRNA(Asn)/Glu-tRNA(Gln) amidotransferase subunit GatC — translated: MSVTKKDVEYVAELARLSFNEDEKESLASDLNQILNYVEKLQELDTEKEDIIVNPYYIENKFREDEITPSIKLEEVLENAPKTLEEYVLVPTIIREQ
- the gatA gene encoding Asp-tRNA(Asn)/Glu-tRNA(Gln) amidotransferase subunit GatA gives rise to the protein MDFTNYKAHELKNLISKKEASVEEVTKAHLENVKNIDEKVNAFLYIAEEEALNDAKALDEKLSKGEDIGLLGGAPLGIKDNISVKNMQNTCASKILEGYISPYDATVSESVKSQGGVILGKLNMDEFAMGSSTENSAYKITRNPWDLDRVPGGSSGGSAAAVASKEVPLALGTDTGGSVRQPASFCGIVGLKPTYGRVSRSGVVAYGSTLDQVGTLGRDVKDCALLTQVISGVDHRDFTTANINVPNYENSLSENIKGKKIALPKEFFKDGLDPKVQKAIYDALEVFKANGAEITEVSLPLADYAISAYYLLACAEASSNLARFDGVRYGHRSESVEDAVDVYFKSRSEAFGKEVKKRIMLGTYALSAGYYDAYYKKALKVRNLIKGEFENIFKDFDAIISPTAPTPAYKIGEKTENALEMYLGDIYTVPVNIAGIPAISLPCGVADGLPVGLQIMGNYFKEDTLFNLAYSYEQSTKWHEMHPNL
- the ligA gene encoding NAD-dependent DNA ligase LigA, whose product is MVDKIERIKELVEILNKYSYDYYVLDNPSVSDKDYDKEYDELKLLEKETGFVLPYSPTLRIGDVVLQGFNKYTHKGKLWSLDKAQSLDEIKDWHNRNIKFVNEMRAQGEDLPDLKYIATKKFDGLTVNLTYNKGGMLEVSATRGNGEIGENVTSQVKTIKSIPLKLQENDDLFEVHGEAIMTQEAFEKYNASADIPLKNLRNGAAGALRNLNIKETARRDLSAFFYDVGYKEGYQFKTYLEMMDFIKEKGLPIDEYLKVCTSIDDIKKEIEYIEKIRFDLNYDIDGLVIAIDDIRTRELLGYTVKYPKWAIAYKFEAQEATTKLLDVEWNVGRSGRIGPTAILEPVELAGVTVKRATLNNMDDIKRKGVRIGADVFVRRSNDVIPEIMGTLENTLENSEEICPPTECPACGSHVVLNGAHYFCENTLSCKPQLVKTIVHYASRDAMNIAGFSEKTAEQLFEKLNIKSISDLYKLKKEDLINLEKFGEKKSENLLNAIEKSKDCKLYSFIYALGIPNVGVKTAKDIVNKFKSIDGLKNATFEELVSVQDVGDIVAQDVIEFFKEEKVINTIDELLNLGVNPIFDEVKIVESIFKDKTVVTTGTLQNYSRTEIKTKLESLGAKVSGSVSKKTDYVIAGESAGSKLTKAEELGVKIISEEEFEKMLGRES